The following coding sequences are from one Leptolyngbya sp. NIES-3755 window:
- a CDS encoding hypothetical protein (similar to AA sequence:cyanobase_aa:Cyan7425_5328), producing MTELPPIYTAITFAPIQGFIENSRKLRDLYGSSYLLSFLSWSVCHAAETQHFCIISPALTNVAQGLPNVILIKGKFEAETAQTAFNQAWRCVVETCRQWIETKLVTAPNGKHWHYHWQRDWSLWANYAWEFFCVHGQPGETLTQVKDKLTEIKRSRNWTGINWTGESSTLSGSDAIAYPELGRIADPRRYNYHEQKVKVEQFYQQLSQKLGEAFIDPREELSIPELIKRMITHGDVAQKVGDRLRQTLGESQPEQPDELDKLIRAIKEQLRPESFKELNRLKRKRDPYQPEYWTGWFQGDGDGAGNYLKTLDDQQVTEFSHEMRQWGCDLPKASLPGDSRIVYAGGDDFLGVLFAENYQLQAQKCLKFFTTFKPNVWDVPRKKPINVSVGFVWAGPKVPQREVLQHCREAEKIAKQQGRDRINFRILFNSGTYLEWACPWWVLERGLFEQYCDRSNTQKWVHFYNDVAVLESRHAFGTGTAINLEVTHALFKAYFGEKNDLLDEQYWWNQYDEHNHQTFAGILGNKESCPPNEINFALKDWMINLAKVGFHLHSEWGQSDV from the coding sequence ATGACTGAATTGCCCCCAATCTACACCGCGATCACCTTCGCCCCAATCCAAGGCTTCATCGAAAACTCTCGTAAACTCCGTGACCTCTACGGCAGTTCTTACCTGTTATCGTTTCTCTCGTGGTCAGTCTGTCACGCCGCCGAAACCCAACACTTCTGCATCATTTCCCCCGCGCTTACGAACGTCGCCCAAGGACTCCCCAACGTCATCTTAATCAAAGGGAAATTCGAGGCAGAAACGGCTCAAACCGCGTTTAATCAAGCCTGGAGATGTGTAGTCGAAACTTGCCGTCAGTGGATCGAAACCAAACTCGTTACTGCTCCGAATGGCAAGCATTGGCACTACCACTGGCAACGCGATTGGAGCCTGTGGGCGAACTATGCTTGGGAATTCTTTTGTGTGCATGGGCAACCAGGCGAGACCCTCACCCAAGTCAAAGACAAACTTACCGAAATTAAGCGATCGCGCAACTGGACAGGCATCAATTGGACGGGGGAAAGCTCAACGCTATCGGGGAGCGATGCGATCGCCTATCCCGAACTCGGACGCATTGCTGATCCACGTCGCTACAATTATCACGAGCAAAAGGTCAAAGTCGAGCAATTCTATCAACAACTCAGTCAAAAGCTTGGAGAAGCCTTTATTGATCCGAGAGAAGAACTCAGCATTCCAGAATTGATTAAGCGCATGATTACGCATGGAGATGTCGCTCAGAAAGTGGGCGATCGATTGCGGCAAACGCTGGGAGAATCACAACCTGAGCAACCCGATGAGTTAGATAAGCTGATTCGAGCGATTAAAGAGCAGCTTAGACCAGAATCATTCAAGGAACTGAATCGGCTGAAGCGGAAACGAGACCCATATCAACCGGAATACTGGACTGGCTGGTTTCAGGGCGATGGTGATGGGGCTGGAAACTATCTCAAGACACTCGATGATCAGCAGGTGACAGAGTTTAGTCACGAGATGCGCCAATGGGGATGTGATTTACCAAAAGCCTCCCTGCCTGGAGATAGTCGGATTGTCTATGCTGGCGGTGATGATTTTCTGGGTGTGCTGTTTGCTGAAAACTATCAACTGCAAGCCCAAAAGTGTCTGAAGTTTTTCACCACGTTTAAGCCTAATGTCTGGGATGTTCCTCGTAAAAAGCCCATTAATGTCAGTGTTGGATTTGTGTGGGCGGGTCCAAAAGTGCCGCAGCGCGAAGTACTTCAGCATTGTCGGGAAGCGGAGAAGATTGCCAAACAGCAAGGACGCGATCGCATTAATTTTCGCATTCTGTTCAACAGTGGCACTTATCTAGAATGGGCTTGTCCGTGGTGGGTGTTAGAGCGCGGATTGTTTGAACAATATTGCGATCGTAGTAACACTCAAAAATGGGTTCACTTCTACAATGATGTTGCTGTTCTCGAATCAAGACACGCTTTTGGAACTGGAACAGCTATCAATCTCGAAGTTACTCATGCACTATTCAAAGCTTACTTTGGTGAGAAGAACGATTTGCTTGATGAGCAGTACTGGTGGAATCAATATGATGAACACAATCATCAAACCTTTGCAGGAATTTTAGGTAATAAAGAAAGCTGTCCACCGAATGAAATTAACTTTGCTCTCAAAGATTGGATGATCAACTTAGCTAAAGTTGGATTCCATTTGCACAGCGAGTGGGGGCAAAGTGATGTTTAA